In Metopolophium dirhodum isolate CAU chromosome 5, ASM1992520v1, whole genome shotgun sequence, the sequence gttatacctatttaactatTGCAAATAATAGGTAACAACTTGGCAACAAAAAACAGCGGTAAAACCGGAAATATTTACGCGACAAGCATGGTTTTGCAGTtttgaattaaatgtattttgatgtttttgttgtaattaaaaatgattaggtAACCCTAATGAGTGAAAATCTTAATCAAATACttaaagtacctacattttatatagacctgatattataatgtctaaaatattttatattttgaagagtTTGCATAGTATACATACCTACctgttaacttattattatagaaaaaaatacatctAGGACGTATACCAAATAGgtatgtgatttttatttattagatttatcgAATTCGttactaaatatattcatttattgttTCCATTATTAAGTTGTGTTTTGTTACTTTGGTATATGTAGCAtgaatttttttccttttttattatgtttgtatttttataaaaaaatgtttatattatattagcactATCATTATTGGCATATTATATAACCGGACTCGACAAGAAGAATAATATGAGTTCTAATATCTACTACGATGATCATAGATCAGCGATACTTAACCTGCGGCCCGCGGGCCGCATGCGGCCCTCCAACGATTTATATGTGGCCCGAACAGAACTCGttgaattgataaaaaaatataagtttcaaaactaatattattataaatataaaatataacaatagatAAGGATGATCACAATGTTCTATTTTTGTTAGATATTGTACTGAACATAATTCTATTAATGAAGACTTTTTGAAATTCATTCCAATGAAAAATCAAACTAGAGGCGTCGATTATCTTGATGTGATAACTAATTTTCTTGACGACAATGATattgatattgaaaaattgGTTTGTGTGTGCACCGATAGTAACGAGTATAACACAATTAGCTGCATTGATTGTATCTGAATATTCAAAAGTGtttgatgaatttattgaattaaaaaatgatacaaaTCTCGAAGCTATTTTCAAAGAGAAGAGAGAACAAAAAGAATACATAGAATTTTGGAATTTAGTCCCAGGAAAATACAAAACCCTACAAAAATGTGCCCACTTTTTGATGACAATGTTCACATCAACATATCTATGTGAAACTTcatattcaaaaatgaaatatgCAAAGAATGTGTACAGAAATCGGCTTACTGATTCACATCTTGACGACTTGTTAAGAGTAGCATGCAGCAACTACAAACCAGATATGTCCAAAATAGTGAAAAAACTATCTCAATTTCAAAATTCacactaattaaatataaatatttaattagtgtgaattttattaagtttatcaagaataaatatttaattacattttttttataataaattttcaaatgttatacaatatacacaatatataaatttatttttagtttttttttaatttccgttCTATTCATTTCAACTTGCGGCCcgcgtaatattttaaaatattttatgtggcccaaataaaaaaaaggttgagtATGGCTGCCATAGATGGTCTTaggatttgaattttgaaaaaaatttagtctcgtatacattttaaacataatataacgagcCCATGGTTGATTGGCTTTTcgctgataaattatttaactaaaagcgGTTTTGGAATAAATCTGGCTTATAAAATCTATCCTATAAGTGcatctataattgtataattagtttcaattaaatGCAATCTAAACTACGACCTGCAGCCACATCTTAATTGGTTGACGGAATATCACTTCACGCGTGAAACTTAGCACGCTAAGTATACTGTGTTGGCAACTATTTTAAGTCgaggaaaaataattcaattaattgaaaacaatattttgctttactttaatttaaacactatacataaataccaaacttaaaaaaagttaaatgctTATTGGAAACAATTTACTGtcgaattattacaatataaataaactaataattctATTCGATTAAACAGTGTATAGGCACAATCGTCgtcaacaataaacaatataggtactagccaacacagtacctataatatcaatatgataTATGCGAcatagtgtttactgtttaattatacgtcataataatattataatgataataataatggaggACGGAGTGACCGAGCGGATTGAGTCGTCGGTTGCGATGCACGCCGGCGCCGGTTCGATGACGGCCGCGGgcagcatttttcttcgggtaagtcacggtgtccggagaaaaGTGCCGCCAtgccccacccgggcatggcagatacctacgggtgcccactaaaaaatctgccaaaactaaaaaacacaCGTTTAAAATTTACAGTAGGTACCCACCCCCACAGTTAGAActacccaatggcctaagttgctgcgggttaattaataacaaaataataataataataataataataattttttttggtagacaaaatttttttaattttctcaatttttatgaattttgttaaagttttaactttagacccacattaaaaataacatattgtgGATCTGTGTTCAACTTGACCTAGagagaaaattatttatcgacgatatttaaaaataaaaatgtttaaagctcaaagagtcaatatattttgaatatatcttGTAAGGAAAAtgctcatatattataaaaaaaattttgttaaaatataaagtttttacggttattcatttttgagttacaacaaaaaaacattatcgattttgtcaataattggttttgtgtaaaaattacttttatatttgctaacttttttttgtttttcacgacgcttttgaaaatactggaaacttttttatttttgagttttgacctaacaaagtaccaactagattcactttcctatcagaaaagatgatGAAGTAGAAATTTGAACCATTTTTACTGTTATAATAGGTGATTgcagacacaaaataaaaataaaatataaaagcacaaatcgttgtaaaataaaatccatttatGTGTGCCGGGGGGCCATCCAGGCACGTagctaaggggggggggggcagggtGTGCCTGGCCCACCCTATTATGTGTCCGGCGAGCGTAATGCGTTTGgacgaatttttaaaaattgcaatgtGTTTGGGCAATTTAGCATAATGTGGTTGGGCGAgtgattttaaaacattgtaatgtgtttgggcgaccttttttttaatatattgggATGCTGTATTTTATCAATCAATTTCCCCTCTCATTTTGACAGACTTGGGACTGtctgaagtaaaaatattatgtaagtatataataataatattaagtttaaaaattataaaaatagttataaaattaaaaaaaatatatatttgtttttttaaattttttttcctggGAATTTTACGCC encodes:
- the LOC132945914 gene encoding SCAN domain-containing protein 3-like, whose product is MILILKNWFVCAPIVTSITQLAALIVSEYSKVFDEFIELKNDTNLEAIFKEKREQKEYIEFWNLVPGKYKTLQKCAHFLMTMFTSTYLCETSYSKMKYAKNVYRNRLTDSHLDDLLRVACSNYKPDMSKIVKKLSQFQNSH